The Aeromonas encheleia genomic sequence CCGGCGATCTGCTGCTTGCCGAGCTCGGCACTGTCGGCTACCCCGGCCATGTCGCCGGTCACCCTGGCGGTCAGCTCGCGATTCTTCTGCACCACCTTGGCAATCTCACCGGTCGACAGCGAGGTGCGCACCGCCAGCTGGCGCACCTCGTCAGCCACCACCGCGAAGCCCCGCCCCTGCGCCCCCGCCCGCGCCGCCTCGATGGCCGCGTTGAGCGCCAGCAGGTTGGTCTGATCGGCGATGGCGCTGATGGTCGAGACGATGGCCTCGATATGCCTGGACTGCTCGTTGAGCTGGCCGATGAGGGCGATGGCCTGATCCACCTGGGTGGCGATGAGGGAGGAGGTATCGACCACGGCGCGCAGCAACTCGGCCCCCTGCTCGGCGCTGTGCAGGGTCTCCTGCGCCGTGCTGTGGGCGAGCCGGGCCGCTTCCCGGGTGGCATGGCTCTGATGGATGCGCGTGGTGATGTCGCTGGCGAACTTGACCACCCTGACCACCTTGCCGCGCTCGTCCCGGATCGGGTTGTAGGTGGCCTCCAGCCAGATGACCTCGCCCCGGCTGTCATAGCGCCTGAAGAGGCCGGACTTGAACTGGCCGCGGGCCAGCTCCTCCCAGAAGTGCGGCTGCTCGCGCAAGAAGGTGTCGTCGCAGAAGAGCCGGTGATGCTTGCCCTGCAACTGGCCGAGGCCGTACCCCATGCAGGCGAGGAAGTTCGCATTGGCGGTGATGATGTCGCCGCTCGGGGTGAACTCTATCATCGCCTGGGATCTGTCCAGCGCCTGGGCCAGCGCCTCCTGGCGTTGCAGGTGCTGCTGCCGGGCCGTCATGTCGGTGGCCAGCTTGATCACCCGGGTCACCCTGCCCTGCTGCTTCACCGGGAAATAGCTCGCCTCCAGCCAGCGCGTCTCACCCTTGTGATCGACGCGCTCGAAGAGGCCGGACTGGGCCTGCCCCTGCCGAAGTCTGGTCCAGAACTGCTGATAGTCCGCCGAGCGGGACGCCTGCGGACGGCAGAACAGAGCGTGATGCTGCCCCTGCAGCTCGGCCGCCCCATACCCCATCAGGCTCAAGAACGCCTCGTTGGCCTCCAGGATCGCCCCGTCCGGGGTGAAGATGATGGTCGCTATGCCCTGCTGAATGGCCTCGACGAAGCCCTGCTGCTCGTCGAGCCGGCTCTGGCACGCCAGCAGTTGCGCCTTAAGTTTGTGATTGAACATGGTACTCCTTGAACTGACGAACCGGGCCAACACGCCCGCCCATTGCCGGACGGTATCGGCCGCGCGGGCGCCGATATGAGTGGTCTGATGACTCGAGGGGGCGCGGGGCGCGCAGTGTAGAGAAAAGCGGCGCCGCCGCCAAGACCGCCAGTACGTAGAAGAATCGCTCCAGGATCACCCGGGATCGATCAGGGGACCGGGCACCACTCCAGGCAGGCCGGGTTCGCCACGAAGCCGAGCCGCTCGTACAGCGGGCGTCCCTCCTCGCTGGCGTGCAGCCACAGCTTGCCCAGCCGCTGGTCACGGGCATAGGCCGCCATGACATCGAGCAGGGCGCTCGCCATGCCCCGCTTGCGCCAGGCCGATAGCGTGTACATGTTGAGCAGATAGGCCTCGCGCCCCGCCAGGTTGCCCGGATAGGGCGGCCGCACGAAGAGTGCCAGGGTGCCGCATGCCACCGCCTCGCCATCGACCTCCACCAGCCAGGAGCGGGCGCTGCCATCCCTCGCTGCCGCACTGAAATAGGCCTCGGTCGCCTGCCACAGCGCCCCATCCGCCAGCGGCTCATCGAGCTCCCCCAGCTCACAAAACAGCGCCATGCGCAGCCGCACCAGGGCGGGGATATCGGCGGCCTTGGCCTCGCGAATTATCATGTCTCTTCCTCGGGTTGCACTACCGGGGCGGCTCGCCCCCTGTCACCATGACGAGAGGGGCCGGCAGGCCCCTTCATTTGACTCCCACGTTAATGGGCGCCCGCCCCCCTGGCAAGGCGCCAGTGATCCAGCGCCAGCGGGCCTGCGCCCCACACCGCCAGGGTCAGCAGCATCCAGCCCCACAGCTGGTGATCGTGAAAGCCCCCCGCCCACAGGGTGGGGTAGGAGATGACCGCCATGATGTTGAACGCGAACAGCAGGGCGGCGACCGGGCGGGTGAACAGCCCCGCCAGCAGGAACAGCGGCAGCAGCAGCTCGGTCGCCGTCCCCACATAGGCCGCCCACTGCCAGGGCAGCAGGGGCACCCGATATTCGGATTCAAACAGATAGAGGGTGGAGTCCCAGGCGCTCAGCTTGAGCCAGCCCGAGCGCAGGAAGACCGAGGCCACCCACAGCCGAGCCAGCAGCAGCACGCCGCCGCTAAGCCAGGGTTGAATGCGCCCGGCCCACAGGCAGAGCGGCTTGGAGAGCAGGTGTTCCGTCATGGCATTAGCTCCAGATCGACCAGCAGATCGAGGGTGATGAGTGGGGTCAGGTGCTCGGCCGCAGAGGGCGTCTGCGCCAGCAGCCGGGCCAGGGGTGCTCCCTGCTGGCAGCCCAGCAGCAGGGCCCAGGCGGCTGCTTCCAAGGGGAGCGGCATGACCCTGTGATCCCGCAGCTTCTTCAGCACCAAGTGGCAAGGCGCATCCAGCTCGGTCACGGTGGCCCCCTGATGCAGGGCCATCTGCCACAGTCCCAGCACGGGGTAGGAACTCTCGAACAGCAGGAGGTCGCCGGCGGGCAGCAGCACCAGCTGCTCCCAGCGTTCGGGAGGGACGGCGGCGAGTCGCTCGGCGGGCCAGCGCCTCGGCTCGGGCGCCAGCAGGGCGGCCCTGTCCAGCGCCCATTCGAAGCGGGCAAGCTCCCCGAGCCAGGGCAGCGTGACCGTGGTCGGCAACTGGGCGAGCCAGTCGCCGAAGCCCTCGCCATAGTGCATGACGCTCCCCTCCCGCAGCGGCTCGGCCAGCACGAAGCCGCGCGCCGCGGCGGCGAAGAATACCTCCCCCACCATGGCCTTGACCGCGGGGTAGCTGCCGGCCAGCACCTCGGTCAGGCTCAGGATGAAGTGATTGCGATAGACCCGCAGCACGGACTCGGCCGGCAGGAAGCTGGAGTGGATCTGCGCCAGTATGGCGTCATCCTCGCCGAGCAGGCCGCGGGCAAAGGCTTGCTGCAACTGCGCGAGCTCAGACATGGGCGGCCTCCTGCCCTGTCCCTTGCGCCGCGCTCAGGATCTGGTGGGCGCGCTCGGCCTCCCCCAGCAGCACCGGCAAGGGGGGAATATCCAGATCCCACTCGATCAGGGTGGGGATGGCGCGCTGCCGGCAGACCTGCCGATAGAGCGCCCACACCGGCGGCGCCACCGGGGCGCTGTGGGTGTCGATATAGAGGTGGCCCTCGGGCAGGCGCTGATCGGTAAAGCCGGCGAGGTGGATCTCGCCGACGGTGTCGAGGTTGATGGCGGCCAGATAGTCGGCGCAATCGAAGCCGTGATTGACGCTGCTGACATAGAGGTTGTTGAGATCCAGCAGGATGGCGCAGCCACTGCGGCGCTGCAGCTCGGCCAGGAAGGCCCACTCGCTCATCTCGCCGGGCAGTTGCAGATAGGACGAGGGGTTCTCGATCAGCAGCTGGCAACCCAGGCTCTGCTGCACCCGCTCTATCTTGTCGCTCAGATGGCCGAGCGCGGCCCGGGTATAGGACACCGGCAGCAAGTCGTTGAAGTAACGCCCGCCTATGCTGCCCCAGCTCAGATGCTCCGAGACCCGCACCGGCTTGATGGCCGCGATCAGGGCCGCCAGCTGGCGCAGATGAAGGGGATCGAGCGGATCGGCCGAACCGAGCGACATGCCGACCCCGTGCAGGCTGATGGGGTAGTGCCCGGCCAGCTCAGTCAGCACCTCGAAACCCCGGCTGTGGCGCTCGAAGTAGTTCTCGCTGTGCACCTCCAGCCAGCCGACCCCGGGCAGGGTCTGGCGGATCTCGTCCTGATGGGGGGTGCGTAAACCTATACCGATCAATGGGTTCATGGCGGGGCTCGCTGTCATAGTGGGAACCATGATGTGGCAGGGGCGCCACATCATGGCATGGCGCTTACTTGGGTTGCAGCGACCCGCCCGTCAGCTTCTCGCACAGGCCCTTTGGCATCACCAGAAACGCATCCCCCTGGGCATCCATCTTGGCCGTGCCGGCGCAGGAGTTGCTCTTGGTGGCGCAGTCGTTGTTCCCCGCCTTGGCCACGCCGTAGCACTTCTCCTTGTCGTCGGCCGCCATGGCCGGGGCGGCGATAAACTGGGCACCCAGGGCCAGCAGACCCGTCATGGCAGAGGCGATGGCAGTGCTCTTTTTCACGTTCATGTCAGTCATCCTTTTTGTTGGGAATGGCGTCTCCGGTGTCTGGCATCCGGCTACCTGCAATAAAACCGGCAGACGGGGGAAATTATTCCCAACAAATTGCATTAACGCGTTATTAACAGATGCAATAACGCTAACGCTTTGTTTTAAAACCAGATCAGATGGCAGGGTGCCGAGCATAGCCAAGGCCGCCGCCCGCCTGGGGCCAGAGCGCCCTGATCCCAGGCCCGGGATCTCGCGCCGCCCACCCTCGCCCCGGGCCAAAAAAAGGGGCCAGCAGGCCCCCTTTAGATCTCATGACTGACCGGCAGATGCGGGTACTCAAGCCGTCTTGACGCACTTCTGGACGAAGCTGTTCTTGGCCGCCCCTGCCAACTTCTTGTCGGCCGCGGCCTTCTCGCACTGGCTCGCCTTGTCGGTCGCCGCATCCGTCTTCACGCATTTCTGGATAAAGCTGTTCTTGGCCGCCCCCGCCAACTTCTTGTCGGCAGCCACCTTTTCGCACTGGCTCGCCTTGGCGTTGGCCGGGGCGTCCTTGACGCACTTGCCGACGAAGCTGGTCTTGGCCGCACCCGCCAGCTTCTTGGCCGCGGCCTGGGCCTCGCACTGCAACTGGGCCGAGTCGTTGGCAAAGACCGGATTGGCCAGCAGCACGCTGCCGCAGAGCAGGCCGAACAGGATGGCAATACGCTTCATATGACGTTCCTTATTGTGATGTGTTGGCATGGTGACCTGTTTGCATAGTGATGGTTTGCAAATAGCGGTTATTGCAACAGCTGATTGTTGCCGCAGATCCCCCGCCTCGCCAGCTTGGGACACTGAGCACAGGGCAACCATCGCCCGCACCATAGCGCCGATTACCGGAAAGGAATTGCCCCCCACCAACCCCTCCTCAGCGGCAACCCAGCCACCCTCTTCCCCACCACACCCGCCGACCCCCAATAAAATCAAGGGCCATGGGAATCCAGTTCCCTGCCACAGCGATTTCTTGAGCTAGCGCATAAAACGCAGATATTCCTGATAGTTACGTCACTTTTTGTCTGGTAAACAGGAATCTGCGCAATGTAAGATAGTCATCCGAGCCTATCTAAGTTGATACGATGGGTGTAAGCCGCATCGGTTAATGGAGCATTTTGGAAGCTGTAATCCACGAGCGGTAGCGTTATTTTTTCAAAATCATTCAAATCGCAATCTCTCATTTACTTAAAGAAATTGAAATGGCTAAATATTTTTAGCCACGAGCTTAGTGTTTGATAGGTTGTAATATCATAAAATTACATATATAGTGATTTTGCCTTTACGCGTGGGTTTTGTCATTGTACAAACCTTGTCAGGCGATTCGCCAGACAGTAACTTATTGTGGACATTTAGGGTTGCGCTTCAGTACTTTCCGCACGATCCTTCGTCCCTCAGGAGCGCACGAAAAGTCTTCAGCGCATCCTTTAGGTAAAGGTTAGTAAGGCGACCATCCGGTCGCCTTACTTTTGCTATTTCCCGAGCAGAGTCATCAATGGATAGAATTGCTTACAATGAAACATTGGAGATGATATTCAATGATCTAGAACACTCTAGCTTTCATGTGAATTTCAATACACCACCAATAATATTTATTTGTGGTGGTTCGATGATAAAAATCGGTTCTAGTTTAAGAGAGGCGATTTTTAGATACTTTGCAAGTAATGACAATTCCAATATACATGATCATCTATTAGCTGCTGAAAACTTTAAAGATTATTTTAAAAAAGATGCTTATAGGGACCTAATGGACTTTGAAGATGATATAGCAAGCATATCAACACTCATAATCATCTGTTTAGAAAGTGCAGGTTCGCTGGTTGAGTTAGGATTATTTTGTAACAAGCCCGAGTTAAAAAATCGCCTCTTGGTATTTGTTCCCGCAGAAGAGGTGGAGGCTAAACCAGAAGAAGAAATAGAAGCATACTCTTCATTTATATATTTAGGACCCCTACAAAGTCTAAAACATGCAAATGACTCAGCAGTCATGATATATCCATGGCCATCACCTAACTCATTAAAATACGAACATATTGATTTAATTGCACAAGATATTGAAAATAAACTAGAAACCGTAAGAAAAGTTGATTCATTTTCTGAAGTAAACTCTGGTCACTTAGCATTTTTAATTCATGATATTATAAAACTTTGCGAACCAATTAAACTCTCTGAGATAGAATTGGTGCTAATTAGTCTAATAATTGACTGCCCCGTAAGAAAATTGACACGATTACTTTATCTTCTAGAAAAAACTAACTTTATTGCACCATATGAATATAGTGGCTCGACCTACTATTACGTAAAGAATGAAAAGCTCTCTAAAATAAAGTACGGGAAAAGTAAAAGCGGTAAAGTATTTGACTTCCCGAATGCAAAAATGCAGGTCAGAAAGTCTTTTTCTCCTATATTTCCAGGGGATGAAATTAAAGGGAAGTTTGATGATGAAATATCCAAAAAAAGATACAACGCATTAAAACGAATTAATGCAATAAGGGAGGCTCAATGACTAATATCTTTAGAGGATTATGTGAGCAACTCCTCATGTCTGAAAATGAACTCAAGTCATATATCAGCAGCGTACCATTTAGATACAAAAGGTATTACATCCCCAAGAGAAATAGTAACGAATTAAGACTAATAGCACACCCAGCGAAGGTCGTTAAATCATTACAGCGCCATGCGGTCAGTAAGTTGGAACCACTACTACCTATCCATAAGTGTGCCATGGCTTATTGCAAAGGGAAAGGCATTAAAGAAAATGCTTACCAGCATAAGAATAATCGCTTTTTATTAAAAATGGATTTAAGAGACTTTTTCGGCTCAATAAATCCATCTATATTTTTAGGTGTTTTAAAAAAGCATGACTTAACATTAAGTAAAGAGGATGTTTTTTTACTTTCAAATTTGTTTTTCTGGAAGTTAAGGAGAAATAGTCCACTTCGGCTTAGTGTAGGGGCTCCGAGCTCCCCTTTTGTTTCTAATGCTATCATGTATTTTTTTGATAAAGAATTACATGAATACTGTAATGATAATGATATCGTGTACACTAGATACGCTGATGATATGACTTTTAGCACGAGCAAAAAAGACATATTGTTCGCCCTAGAAAAGACAGTTAAGGCTTTCTTGAAAAAAAACTTCGGTTCATTTTTGAGAGTTAATCACAATAAAACCTTTCATTCTTCCACTGCTCATAATAGACATGTCACAGGCATTACGATAACAAATAACAAAAAAATATCTGTCGGAAGAAATAGGAAAAGGAAAATAAGAGCTTGCGTTCATTCATTTAAAAACGGGCTTTTATCTAACAATGATGCTTTAAAATTAAAAGGCGAACTTGGCTTCATAAAGCATATAGAACCAGATTTCATCATAAATCTAACAAATAAATATGGCTTAGATACCATTAAAAAAATTCAGACTTTTGAGTCAGTAGATACCTAATCTGATAGTTCGATACAATCCCCTACCTTTCTGAGCAACAGAAAGGTAGGGGACTGATATTTATCACTCTAATTTTCATTCCGTCGCTTTCACTCCCCCTCCAACCAATACTCCCTTTCAACCCCTACCCCGGCCACAAAGTCAGGATCGTGGGAGACCAGCAGCAAGGTGCCCGGATAATCGGCCAGCACCTGAATCAGCAGCTGGCGCGAGGCGTGATCCAGATGGTTGTCCGGCTTATCGAGCAACCGCAATTCGGTCTGTGGGACCAACGCCATCCGCAGGATCTGCAACTTATAGGGTTACATCCAGCAATGAAGTCCCATAGGAGTTATCTATGGTGCAGCGCCACTGCCCATCAGCTTCCTTGCGAAACACATAGGTGGCGCGGCGAGTCTCGTCCACCAGGCCGCCTTGCCCGTCCGGGTAGCGCAGCCGGGTCTCCATGATCACCAGGGCGTTGTCGGCCCCCTCTATCACCTCCATGGCCCCCTGGGTCACCTCAAGCTGGCCGTCAAAGTAATCGGAGATGGCCGTGAAGGCGCGGCGGATGGCGGGGATGCCGCGCGCCACCATGCCGGGTTTCACCACCAGGGCGGCGTCCTCGGCGTAGAAAGCCATCAGGGCGTCGAAGTCGCGCCGGGAGATGGCGGCGTCACAGGTCTCGATCAATGTGCGAAGGGGATGCGGGCTCATGCCGTGCTCCTTGTTCCAGGGTGATAATCCAATGCGGGTTTCCCCGCCCTATGCTGGATAAAAAAATCCCCCGCTCTTTGCAAAAAGGCGGGGGATTTTCATTTTTCATGGGTACTTAACCGAGCAGGAAGGCCTTGAGGCGGCCAAAGTCTGCGGGCAGGTCGTGGGAGAGCAGCGGCAGAACCGCGTGCTTGGCTAGCGGGGCTGGCAATGGCACATCCAGCCCCAGGATCTCGTCCACCGACTCCTTGAACTTGGCGGGGTGGGCGGTGCAGAGGAACAGGCCCACCTCGTCCTCGGCGAGCT encodes the following:
- a CDS encoding retron St85 family RNA-directed DNA polymerase, which encodes MTNIFRGLCEQLLMSENELKSYISSVPFRYKRYYIPKRNSNELRLIAHPAKVVKSLQRHAVSKLEPLLPIHKCAMAYCKGKGIKENAYQHKNNRFLLKMDLRDFFGSINPSIFLGVLKKHDLTLSKEDVFLLSNLFFWKLRRNSPLRLSVGAPSSPFVSNAIMYFFDKELHEYCNDNDIVYTRYADDMTFSTSKKDILFALEKTVKAFLKKNFGSFLRVNHNKTFHSSTAHNRHVTGITITNNKKISVGRNRKRKIRACVHSFKNGLLSNNDALKLKGELGFIKHIEPDFIINLTNKYGLDTIKKIQTFESVDT
- a CDS encoding GNAT family N-acetyltransferase; protein product: MIIREAKAADIPALVRLRMALFCELGELDEPLADGALWQATEAYFSAAARDGSARSWLVEVDGEAVACGTLALFVRPPYPGNLAGREAYLLNMYTLSAWRKRGMASALLDVMAAYARDQRLGKLWLHASEEGRPLYERLGFVANPACLEWCPVP
- a CDS encoding HvfC/BufC family peptide modification chaperone, with translation MSELAQLQQAFARGLLGEDDAILAQIHSSFLPAESVLRVYRNHFILSLTEVLAGSYPAVKAMVGEVFFAAAARGFVLAEPLREGSVMHYGEGFGDWLAQLPTTVTLPWLGELARFEWALDRAALLAPEPRRWPAERLAAVPPERWEQLVLLPAGDLLLFESSYPVLGLWQMALHQGATVTELDAPCHLVLKKLRDHRVMPLPLEAAAWALLLGCQQGAPLARLLAQTPSAAEHLTPLITLDLLVDLELMP
- a CDS encoding BufA1 family periplasmic bufferin-type metallophore, with translation MNVKKSTAIASAMTGLLALGAQFIAAPAMAADDKEKCYGVAKAGNNDCATKSNSCAGTAKMDAQGDAFLVMPKGLCEKLTGGSLQPK
- a CDS encoding YybH family protein, with protein sequence MSPHPLRTLIETCDAAISRRDFDALMAFYAEDAALVVKPGMVARGIPAIRRAFTAISDYFDGQLEVTQGAMEVIEGADNALVIMETRLRYPDGQGGLVDETRRATYVFRKEADGQWRCTIDNSYGTSLLDVTL
- the bufB gene encoding MNIO family bufferin maturase codes for the protein MNPLIGIGLRTPHQDEIRQTLPGVGWLEVHSENYFERHSRGFEVLTELAGHYPISLHGVGMSLGSADPLDPLHLRQLAALIAAIKPVRVSEHLSWGSIGGRYFNDLLPVSYTRAALGHLSDKIERVQQSLGCQLLIENPSSYLQLPGEMSEWAFLAELQRRSGCAILLDLNNLYVSSVNHGFDCADYLAAINLDTVGEIHLAGFTDQRLPEGHLYIDTHSAPVAPPVWALYRQVCRQRAIPTLIEWDLDIPPLPVLLGEAERAHQILSAAQGTGQEAAHV
- a CDS encoding DoxX family protein; this translates as MTEHLLSKPLCLWAGRIQPWLSGGVLLLARLWVASVFLRSGWLKLSAWDSTLYLFESEYRVPLLPWQWAAYVGTATELLLPLFLLAGLFTRPVAALLFAFNIMAVISYPTLWAGGFHDHQLWGWMLLTLAVWGAGPLALDHWRLARGAGAH
- a CDS encoding retron St85 family effector protein; translation: MDRIAYNETLEMIFNDLEHSSFHVNFNTPPIIFICGGSMIKIGSSLREAIFRYFASNDNSNIHDHLLAAENFKDYFKKDAYRDLMDFEDDIASISTLIIICLESAGSLVELGLFCNKPELKNRLLVFVPAEEVEAKPEEEIEAYSSFIYLGPLQSLKHANDSAVMIYPWPSPNSLKYEHIDLIAQDIENKLETVRKVDSFSEVNSGHLAFLIHDIIKLCEPIKLSEIELVLISLIIDCPVRKLTRLLYLLEKTNFIAPYEYSGSTYYYVKNEKLSKIKYGKSKSGKVFDFPNAKMQVRKSFSPIFPGDEIKGKFDDEISKKRYNALKRINAIREAQ
- a CDS encoding methyl-accepting chemotaxis protein codes for the protein MFNHKLKAQLLACQSRLDEQQGFVEAIQQGIATIIFTPDGAILEANEAFLSLMGYGAAELQGQHHALFCRPQASRSADYQQFWTRLRQGQAQSGLFERVDHKGETRWLEASYFPVKQQGRVTRVIKLATDMTARQQHLQRQEALAQALDRSQAMIEFTPSGDIITANANFLACMGYGLGQLQGKHHRLFCDDTFLREQPHFWEELARGQFKSGLFRRYDSRGEVIWLEATYNPIRDERGKVVRVVKFASDITTRIHQSHATREAARLAHSTAQETLHSAEQGAELLRAVVDTSSLIATQVDQAIALIGQLNEQSRHIEAIVSTISAIADQTNLLALNAAIEAARAGAQGRGFAVVADEVRQLAVRTSLSTGEIAKVVQKNRELTARVTGDMAGVADSAELGKQQIAGVDRLMSEIRQEANRVSETVSSLSI